A single region of the Lysinibacillus sp. B2A1 genome encodes:
- a CDS encoding phosphate-binding protein: protein MKKWKYLTMTAVMGSALMLGACGSDSAQNGNNAETKTPASSEQDTADKKLQGAVAGDGSSTVAPIIEAVVEEYAGTQPDVKVSVGVSGTGGGFEKFIAGETDFSNASRNIKDEEKAKLEEAGIAFTELALAYDGLSVVVNPENDWAKDLTVEQLKKIWIEDGTEKKWSDIDPSWPSEKIVFYSPGTDSGTYDYFDEVILDGADLVSAATLSEDDNMLVQGVAGDKNAIGFFGYAYYLENKDKLSIVKVNGVEPTNETIEAGEYSPLSRPLFTYVKNSAMKDNEAAYDFIKFTLENAGDMAEAVGYVRLPEDKYAEGLKTLEGLK, encoded by the coding sequence ATGAAAAAGTGGAAGTACTTAACGATGACAGCGGTAATGGGTTCAGCTTTAATGCTTGGTGCATGTGGCAGTGACTCTGCGCAAAATGGTAACAATGCAGAAACAAAAACACCAGCAAGCTCAGAACAAGACACTGCTGACAAAAAACTGCAAGGGGCTGTAGCTGGGGATGGCTCATCAACAGTAGCACCTATTATTGAAGCAGTTGTTGAAGAGTATGCAGGAACTCAACCAGATGTCAAAGTATCGGTAGGTGTTTCTGGTACTGGTGGTGGCTTTGAAAAATTCATCGCAGGTGAGACAGACTTTTCTAACGCATCTCGTAATATAAAAGATGAAGAGAAAGCAAAACTTGAAGAAGCAGGAATTGCTTTTACTGAGTTAGCTTTAGCATATGATGGCTTATCAGTAGTAGTGAACCCAGAAAATGATTGGGCAAAGGATTTAACGGTAGAGCAATTAAAGAAAATTTGGATTGAAGACGGTACTGAGAAAAAATGGTCTGATATTGATCCATCTTGGCCAAGTGAAAAAATCGTATTCTATTCACCAGGTACTGACTCAGGTACGTATGATTACTTTGATGAAGTAATTTTAGATGGTGCTGATTTAGTAAGTGCTGCTACATTATCTGAGGATGATAACATGCTAGTTCAAGGTGTTGCTGGTGACAAAAATGCAATTGGCTTCTTCGGCTATGCTTACTACTTAGAAAATAAAGATAAATTAAGCATTGTGAAGGTAAATGGTGTTGAGCCAACAAATGAAACAATCGAAGCAGGCGAGTATTCACCACTTTCACGTCCACTATTCACATATGTAAAGAATAGTGCAATGAAAGATAACGAAGCAGCATATGATTTCATCAAATTTACACTTGAAAATGCAGGCGATATGGCAGAGGCAGTTGGTTATGTCCGTCTACCTGAAGACAAATATGCTGAAGGCTTAAAAACATTAGAAGGCTTAAAATAA
- the pstC gene encoding phosphate ABC transporter permease subunit PstC translates to MVSQKENKTSSVQQLIANSRNQKTKKIVEKAMPALLFSAALISILTTFGIVFTLIFETFEFFKHVSITDFLFGTQWLPFSGKEPLFGILPLIAGTMKVTLIAVVVAVPFGIASAIYLSEYASEKTRRTVKPILEVLAGVPTIVYGFFALTFVTPLLQEIVPGLKLFNALSPGIVVGIMILPMITSLSEDAMSSVPNSMREGALALGATKFEVAIKVVLPAALSGIIASVVLAISRAIGETMIVSLAGGSTPKFDLDVTDSIQTMTAYIVQVSTGDAGYGTTIYYSIYSVGFTLFIFTLVMNLLAHYISKRFREVY, encoded by the coding sequence ATGGTTTCTCAAAAGGAAAATAAGACATCATCTGTGCAGCAATTAATTGCAAATTCGCGCAATCAAAAAACAAAGAAAATAGTGGAAAAAGCGATGCCAGCTCTATTATTTTCTGCAGCCCTTATTTCTATATTGACAACGTTTGGCATTGTTTTCACCCTTATTTTTGAAACGTTTGAATTCTTTAAACATGTTTCGATTACGGATTTCCTTTTTGGTACACAGTGGTTACCATTTTCAGGGAAGGAACCGTTATTTGGGATACTACCATTAATTGCTGGAACAATGAAAGTTACATTAATAGCAGTAGTTGTAGCAGTACCATTTGGCATTGCTTCGGCTATTTACTTAAGTGAATATGCGAGTGAAAAAACTAGACGTACAGTGAAGCCTATTTTAGAGGTATTAGCAGGAGTACCAACAATTGTTTACGGCTTCTTTGCTCTAACATTTGTAACACCTTTATTACAAGAAATTGTACCAGGCCTTAAACTTTTTAATGCACTAAGTCCTGGGATAGTTGTAGGAATTATGATTTTACCAATGATAACATCTCTATCAGAAGATGCAATGTCCTCTGTTCCAAATAGCATGCGAGAAGGTGCATTGGCTCTTGGGGCAACTAAGTTTGAGGTTGCCATTAAAGTTGTATTACCTGCAGCATTATCAGGAATTATCGCTTCAGTTGTTCTGGCTATTTCCCGGGCAATTGGTGAGACTATGATTGTATCTCTTGCTGGTGGTTCAACACCAAAATTTGATTTAGATGTGACTGACTCCATTCAAACCATGACTGCTTATATTGTACAAGTTTCTACTGGTGATGCTGGTTATGGTACAACTATTTATTACTCTATTTATTCTGTTGGATTCACATTATTCATTTTTACATTAGTGATGAATTTATTAGCTCACTATATTTCGAAACGCTTCAGGGAGGTTTACTAG